The genome window GGCCGGAGTGCAGCCGGGCACCCTGAAACCGCTGACGTACAACGGGGTGATGGCCTATGCCAGCCGGAAGCACAGCACGTATCTGGGAACGTGGGGGTTTGAAGGGCATAACGAGCTGAACACTGCCCACCCGAACTTCTATGGAGCCAGCTATGCTGACCGCGTCACCCGTGCCTATCAGGAACTGGCTGACGGAGCATTTCCCAATGCTGGAGGGGAAATGGTGGCCTATGGTAGTGGCAACTCCAATCTCTTCGCCGCTCAAACCGTTACCGGCTTTGTCAACTCTCTCCCCCACTGCCAGATCCTCGCACAGAACAACATCGCTTCCGTCGGAGTCGGCTACGTCAATGCTCCGTACGAGAGTGCCACGCCCACCAAGCCCACGGTTTATGACAACAACTGGACCGTCAACTTCGGCCGCTGAGGCCTCCAGCCCTCCTTCCCCCCAGCAGCCCCCACGCCCGCCTGCCCGCCCGCGTGGGGGCTGCTTACCTCTCCCAAAGGAACCCCTGCCATGCCCACACCTCCACCTGTCCCCGATACTCCCGAAGCCCTGGCCATCAAACGCTTTCTGTACAACAACTTCTGGCCGCTCTCCGCCCTGGTGATGAAGAATCCGAACCCGCCGAAAAAGCCACTCACACCGGAAGAAAAGCGGGAGCGAGCTGGAAACATCGGGATGACGGTCCTCACCATCATCAGCCTCCCCTTCGCCTTCCTTCTTGGGGGCGGAAACTCACACCGGCGCGGCCACCCGGATACCCGGTCCACCGAGGAGAAGGACTTCGAACGTCACGGCGTCCACGGACAGCACTACTGGGAACCGTACCTCGATCCCCACGGCAACGCGAAGTAATCAGGGAGTGGCGCTATGGCTCCCGCGTTCTGCTTCAGGCAGAACGCCTACCGGGAGAGCACCTCTATCTCCGGGGATAAAGCCGGAAAAACCATGTTATGAACAGAATGGGGATGCTACACTGTCTCAAGGAGGTCCTGATGACCAAACCAAGCATTGAACCGCTGCCCAAGGGCTTTATCACGGCTGAGGACATGGAGAAAATCCTGGACCCCAGCAAGCGTGACCCGGAAACCGAGGCCCGCAGACTGGCGACGCTGAAAGAAATCAGAGCCGACAGGGAAGCCAGAGAAGCCAGGGGCGAACCCGTGCTCCTCAAGCCAGGGATGTCCTTCCGGATATGACCGAGATTCGAATCATCACCCCCCAGAGCGAGTCCTGGGGGGATTTTCAGTGTGGCGACCCCCGCATAGACCGCAAGCTGCTCGCGGAAGTGGAGCAAGCGCAGAAGAACCTGGTCCGTCTGCACGGTCTGTACGAAGGCGACCAGCTCCAGGCGGTCATCAGCCTGGAAGCCAGCGTCCTGCAGGCTCCTACAGAGGTCATTGCCAAGCTGGGCGGGCGGGAGCGGGTCTCCACGCTGCACATCGAAGTGCTGAGCGTACGCAAATCGGCACAAGGACGGGGATATGGACGGACCTTACTGCGCCACGCTCTGAGACAAGCTGAAGCCACCTCAGTCAACATCGGCCTGCGCACCGTCTCGCTGGAAGCGACTGGGGAGAGCGTGGCGTTCTATCAGGCGTTTGGCTTCACGGCCGCACAGCGTCCCTGGCCGGACGGCAGTTGGCCCATGTGGTTCGATCTGCACGGTTGAACAGAAAGGCACCTTATGCACGACAACCAGCAACCCAGCCCCAATCAACCCACCAACACACAACTCAGCGACAAGAACCCCAGCGACAAAGAACTTTTGCAGCTGATGCAGGGCAGCCCCCAACAGTCCAGCCCACAGCCGCTCGGCGACGAGAAACTCATCCAACTGATGCAGGCCAGCATCGCCATCAAAGACCGGATCGTCCGGGAAGCAGGCTGGCAAACAGAAGAAACGGAAAGAGGGATTCCCGCCTTCCGGACAGTGCTGAGGCAATGGCCGCAAGATGACCTCAAGCACACGCTGTACCTCGACCAGCAGAATAGGCGAGCGTATGTGGCTGAATGCCGGTATCTGGTGCCATACGGCGGGGACTCAGCAGACGACTACAAGTTCCGCTACACACCCACCGTCCAGGTCTCGGAAGAAGATATCCGGGTGCTGATGGGCTGAGGCCTGCCCTTGAGAACCAACCGGATATGCAGGCAAAGTAAGGACATGGACAAACAACGGAAATCCCGCTGGCAACCACCCTGGAAAGTGCCTGTTATTCCCCCAAACTTTTCCGTGGAAGACGGACTTTTTGGCTGCCCTACACCCACCGCAGCCCAGCTTGAAGCGCAAACGCCTGGAACCCGCAACCCAGACGTCTTCCGACTCTACCGGCTCGGCTTGATTCCTGCGTTTCCCCTCCTGATCAAGGGATTGGGGAGCTGGAAAGCCTGCAGGCCCACCGAGAAGATCTCTTTAAGCAACGACGGGCACGAAGTATTGGACGTCCGCAGCGCCCGGCTGCTGGACGCCCTCCTGACCGGGTACGCCGCTTCCCAACTGCACCCGAACCCGGCAAAACGGGGCGAAGTCATCCTGTCTTCGGCACTGGTGCTGTACTTGTGCGGGGTGCCGAACATCACACCCCTGACACCGCACACCAAAGACCTGGAACATCAGACCATCGCTGAACTGAAGAAACTGATGATTCAGTGTTCCCACGCCGTGCGCTGGCGCGAAGCAAATGAAGATGTCCACCGCAGCACGCACACCATCTTCAGCCTGATCACCGGCTTTTGCACACTGACCGCCACAGCCCCTGACCCCGACCATCCCTGGAGCCAGAGTCTCCACGAGGTCGACCTGAGTACACTCCTGACCTTGCCCGGCACCCTGGATACGGTACTGGGTTTCCGGCAGGACGTACTCAGCACCCTGAAAAATCAGAACACCGAAAGCAGCGAAAGCGCCGAGATGCTCTACCGGCTGCTGGAAAGCTGGCGGGAACCGGGAGAAGCCCAGGTACGGCTGAGTGCAGACGACCTGCTGTGGAGTGCGCGGATGCGGCGACACTACGAGAAAACAAGTATCGTCCTGAATCTGCTGCGCCCTGGCCTGGACACCCTGCAGGCGGTTGGGGGACTCAGCCAGTACGAGCTGAGCGAGGAAGGGCTGCTGGCCCGCTTCCCGGAAACGGAACAGGACACCCCGCGACATGACAAGGCCGAGTCCATGAAACTGCTCGGGGCGCTGGGCCTCCCCCAGGAGCTGCTTGGAGCACTGGCGCGGAGATACAGCCCTATGGAGATCAGACGGGCCAGCGAACTGGCTTCCGGGCAACTGTCCCTCGCCACGGACAACATCGACCACCTTAATCCTGCTGGCCTGACGCTGTGGCTGCTAAGGTATCCAGACCTGGAGGATTACCTCAGCCCCGCGCCCGCCCCCTGGTTGCCGGGCAATATCACAGCGCCCAGTTGAGAACCAACCAGACCCGCAGTCACTGTAAGGGCATGACCATCTCTTTCAGTGCCCTGTTCAGGCGCAAACGCGCTGTCACGGCTGCCCCGGACCCCGACCCTGCGCCCCTGCCCCGCATCACCGTCGGCAGCTGGCTGACCGCGTACCCGGAAGAAATTCTTTCCCCTGGCGAGAACCCGCACCTGCACCTGCTGGTGTCTATCGGAGAGCCCGGCGGGGTACCGCCGGGCTGGCTGAAGGGCGTCACCACCGAGCGCACACTTCGGCTGGAGTTCAGCGATGACCCCCTTTCGCCGTTCCACATGACGGAGCTGCAGCTGGCCAGGCTGCTGAAAGAAGCCGAGCAACTGAAGAAGAAACAGGATGGCGGGCCTCTGCGCGTCCATGTGCACTGCATGGCCGGAGTATCCCGCTCGACGGCGTGTGCGGCGGCCCTGCTGGCTTTCCTGCACCCGGAACTGAGCGACCAGGAGGTGCTGACCCGTATCCAGGCCGCCCAGCCAGCCATGCAGCCGAACGGCCTGGTCCTGCGGCGAGCGGACGACGCGCTAGGACGGGAGCTGCTCTGGACCTGGCAGAGAATGGAAGCGGCAGCGGCCACGCTTGAGAACCAACCAGACCAGCAGGCACGGTAGAAGCATGAGCATTCCACCCGCTCCCCCCACACAGGCATACTTAGAGGCATGGGCCGCATGAGCAAAAACTCGATTCAGCTGCTGGCGGAATACAACCACTGCCGCTGGGGTCTGATTGCGCTGCAAAGCAAGACCCCAGCACCGGAGTTCCTGCAGGGATGGTCGTCGAGTAGCGCCGACGGTACACAGACCATCAGCTGCGAAACCACCAAAGGCCACACCATCCCCTACGGCAAGGACAACGACTTCTTCGCCGGACTCTACACAGCTGCCTCGCTGTACCAGTCCGACACGGGGCAAAATCCGACGATGGAACTCAAGGTCAGCGAACTGCTGCGCCTGAGTGGGCTGAGCTTGGAGAACAGGCACTACCGCGACCTCAAAAGCAGCCTGCTGTCGCTGCGATACACCAACTATCAGGCCAACGACATGATTCAGCTGCCGGTGCTGGGCAAGACATACGAAAAGGAAAGCCACTTCTCGATCATCTCAGATCTTGAATTCCATACCCTGGACGACCACTTCGACCCCAGGAAGAAAATCCAGATGGTCACGGTGCAGCTCAGCAACACCGTGTTCCGTTCGTTGGCCGGCCCACACAACCTGAGCCTGAATACCCAAACCATCAAGCAGCTGGGAAACCCGACCGTAAAAGGCCTCTACCGCTTACTGGAAGCGCTGCGGCGCGACCTGCGAGATCCACGGCGGCGGGAAACGGAAGTCAGCATCCTGCTGCTGGATTTCGCCAACGCCGCGCGCATTTTGAACAACGAACCCTACCTCAGCAAACGGGTGAGTACCCTCTTCCGCACGGGTGGGCCGATGGAAGCGCTGAGCGATAAGAAGCTAAAATTCCTGAAGTCCTACAGCATCAAAGGTCGGGGAGATGCAGCGGTACTGACCCTGGAGTTCTATGACGACGATGCAGTGGATACGCGGGGCAGGGACCTGCTGATCGCCGAGGGCGTCACCAAAAACGCAGCAGAAGAGGCCATCAAGGCCCACAGCCTGGAAGAAATAGAGTGCGCCATCTGGATTACTGACACGGCGAGAAGCGTAAAAAGTCGTCCCTCCTACATTCTAACAGTCCTCACCACAGGAAGCGCCAGAGAACGACTGGAAGAATACCGCCGGCGGGGCAAAAAGCATTCTGTCAGAAACATAAAGACTGTCAATCAACGGGAGGCGAATCCAGCTACGCCCATTGCCCCAGCAAAAGCCGAACAAGCAAAACTGGAGAACCAGGAAACCGAACGGGAACTACCAGCGGGATTCACCCTGTCCGCCCGCACTGTTGAGCAGGCATACACTATTCTGGACCGACTCAGACCCGTTAAGCGTCTGAGTGACAAAACGGTACAGCTGTGCCGCACGCTCCTCGACGAGGGCCGGGTCAAACCGGAGGAGATCGGGTCCCTGATCATGTTGCCTGAGCAAATGCTGACCACAGTTGTCGAGGAATGGAGCCGCCGGTAACAAACAACTAAAGTAGCCTCATCCCGGAAGCGCCTGCCACTACAGCAGGTGCTTTTTCACGTCCTGATGGCCTGAAGCAGCCCATTGGCGCTTTGCAGAAAAGTGGGACTTCCCCATTGGCGCTTTGCAGAAAACCCATTGGCGCTTTGCAGAAGTTTCCATTGGCGCCTTGCAGAAGTTTGTCCGGGATAAGGCCCCCCGCCATTGGCGCTTTGCAGAAGTTTCCATTGGCGCCTTGCAGAAGTTTGTCCGGGATAAGGCCCCCCGCCATTGGCGCTTTGCAGAAGTTTCCATTGGCGCCTTGCAGAAAAGTGCGACTTCCCCATTGGCGCTTTGTAGAAAATTGCAAGCAGATTACGTCCCAGACGGCCTCCGCCGCCGCCTCTTGATGATGATCATCAATCTTTTTTTCTTTCTTCTTTAAAAGATTGATTCATCATCACGCGCGCGAGACCGGAAAGGACCTGTGAGGGCAATCCCTTCTCACTGCCCCAGGTGCTGGGCCTGTTCCCCCATGAATGTCACCCTCTGGTCGCCTCGCCCCTCAGAGGCCCGTCAGTCCCCCGGTAAGCCTCCAGCCTGACCAGGGAGGCGCAAAAGAATCTGCACCCCCCTTCCTGGCGATTCTGAAGGCCGCACGGGGCATGTAACCTCCGGCAAGCAGAGCCGTCGCTTTTCCCCTGGGGCAGAGAAAGGGCACCCGCCGTCCTCCCGGCAGCAGAGGAAACCAGCCTCCAGGGCACGCTCTGCGGGCGTCTTGTCACGTCTCAGACAGTCCGGTGTGACCTTTCGGGAGTTGCTGGGCAGGATTGGCTGACCGGCCCGCTCCCTTCCCGGTGCCCGAAGGTCTGGTCATCATCCCAGGTATTCTGTTCTGGGCAGAACGGCGAGGCGGGAAAAGCTGAACGGGGGGTCACCCCCTGCAAACCAACCAGACCCTCAAGCACACTCAACCCATGTCCAGACGCAAGCATCCGAAACTGCGCAACATCCGCAAAGTCATGTCCTCGCCCGCCCGCGACCTGTACATCGACGGAGTGCCCCTTGAGGATGCCGCCTGGAGGTATGCCGCCTGGGCATTGAAAACCATGCACGGGTACAGCGACGCCGAAGCCGCCGCCGAAGTGAACCACCGGGGGATTCGTCTCATGCTCAGTGGCAACGGCGGCTGCCTCGCCTGCCGCCAGCAAGCACAGGTCATCGGCGTCTTTGCGGGCACCGAGAAGGCCAACAGGCACGAGCGCATCATCGTGTACCTGCTCTGCCCCCAGTGTGGTGAGCAGCTGCGCAACCCAGACTTCGCCCGCGACCTGGAACAGCAGCTGCTGGCCGCCACCAGCACCAAGCCAGAGAACGAGCCACCGGGGCATGGGCAGCGCGTCCAGGCCTGAAACCCGCCACTGGCAAACCAACCAGACCCGCAAGCACCATAGAGACATGACCCTACCTGAGCTCACCCCCATCATGCTGCTGGCCCTGGCTTTGATTCTCACCGGCACTGTGCTCTATGCCCTGGCCTACCAAAAACATGTCCGGCACTGGTCCCCAGAAGAACGCCGGAGCTTCCTGCTCAGTGCAGGGGGGAACGGAGTCATTGCTCTTGCAAGCCTCTTTGTCATACAGCAAGCTGGACAGGCCGCAGACCAGCAGATTGCGGCCCTCTCCCACGTACAGGCCGCTGATCCCAGGATTGTCCGGTACTACGAACTGATGGGAACGTGCCTGCAGTCCTTCTCGCTGCTGCTCAC of Deinococcus proteolyticus MRP contains these proteins:
- a CDS encoding replication initiator protein A; this translates as MGRMSKNSIQLLAEYNHCRWGLIALQSKTPAPEFLQGWSSSSADGTQTISCETTKGHTIPYGKDNDFFAGLYTAASLYQSDTGQNPTMELKVSELLRLSGLSLENRHYRDLKSSLLSLRYTNYQANDMIQLPVLGKTYEKESHFSIISDLEFHTLDDHFDPRKKIQMVTVQLSNTVFRSLAGPHNLSLNTQTIKQLGNPTVKGLYRLLEALRRDLRDPRRRETEVSILLLDFANAARILNNEPYLSKRVSTLFRTGGPMEALSDKKLKFLKSYSIKGRGDAAVLTLEFYDDDAVDTRGRDLLIAEGVTKNAAEEAIKAHSLEEIECAIWITDTARSVKSRPSYILTVLTTGSARERLEEYRRRGKKHSVRNIKTVNQREANPATPIAPAKAEQAKLENQETERELPAGFTLSARTVEQAYTILDRLRPVKRLSDKTVQLCRTLLDEGRVKPEEIGSLIMLPEQMLTTVVEEWSRR
- a CDS encoding GNAT family N-acetyltransferase — protein: MTEIRIITPQSESWGDFQCGDPRIDRKLLAEVEQAQKNLVRLHGLYEGDQLQAVISLEASVLQAPTEVIAKLGGRERVSTLHIEVLSVRKSAQGRGYGRTLLRHALRQAEATSVNIGLRTVSLEATGESVAFYQAFGFTAAQRPWPDGSWPMWFDLHG
- a CDS encoding CAP domain-containing protein, whose translation is MRKILLTLPALLLASCGFLGGPPAPNPSPAPLPAPVPPVTTPDPGPQPQPQPTAPFIPAAGAAVGTGDGTKLGTVYVSPNAQEVEFMTLLNEVRTKGTVNGVDVRAGTCLAGVQPGTLKPLTYNGVMAYASRKHSTYLGTWGFEGHNELNTAHPNFYGASYADRVTRAYQELADGAFPNAGGEMVAYGSGNSNLFAAQTVTGFVNSLPHCQILAQNNIASVGVGYVNAPYESATPTKPTVYDNNWTVNFGR